In a single window of the Desulfovibrio sp. ZJ209 genome:
- a CDS encoding MFS transporter, which yields MRAIPYPFKIVLACCALIITGLGIPVNCAGLFYASVSDALDVSIGALSVYITIQYAVAGVFLPLAGKLLQTRGARAVLTVAVIMDSAAFGLLCLARSIWAFYAAGVFLGMGSAFLIYLAIPVLITNWFERKTGLVMGISFSAAGVASALASPLITWGIAQFGWRPAYGTCGLVMAALSLPFTLFIVRSTPAELGLEPYGAGAAAAATAHKAGMLLKSALLTPSFYCIFLFAGLIGITSAFLFHLPACMSEYGFTQMQAASILSAAVIGITCGKLGIGWLNDLLGVKWAAPIGVGLGLCGMGLLISHLGFLPSLAGGLCYGIGFACTVLEPPPLVKRIFGMADYGVIYACIMTFSALGCAFGATLIGAVRDIAEGYGAALTLLMVLQAMALAAFAAAIITGIPVQRRWNATSPQTLTEE from the coding sequence ATCCCGTATCCCTTCAAAATCGTGCTCGCCTGCTGCGCGCTCATCATCACGGGCCTCGGCATCCCGGTGAATTGCGCGGGCCTGTTCTACGCCAGCGTGAGCGACGCGCTCGATGTCAGCATCGGGGCCCTCAGCGTCTATATCACCATTCAATACGCCGTGGCCGGCGTCTTCCTGCCTCTGGCCGGTAAGCTGCTGCAAACTCGCGGCGCGCGGGCAGTCCTCACCGTCGCCGTTATCATGGATTCCGCCGCGTTCGGGCTGCTCTGCCTCGCCCGAAGCATCTGGGCCTTTTACGCGGCGGGGGTCTTTCTGGGCATGGGCAGCGCCTTCCTTATCTATCTCGCCATTCCCGTGCTCATCACCAACTGGTTTGAGCGCAAGACCGGCCTCGTCATGGGCATTTCCTTTTCCGCCGCGGGCGTGGCCTCCGCGCTTGCAAGCCCGCTCATCACCTGGGGCATCGCCCAGTTCGGCTGGCGCCCGGCCTACGGGACCTGCGGGCTCGTGATGGCCGCCCTCTCCCTGCCCTTCACCCTGTTCATCGTCCGTTCCACGCCTGCGGAACTGGGCCTTGAGCCCTATGGCGCCGGCGCTGCCGCCGCAGCCACGGCCCACAAGGCGGGGATGCTCCTCAAAAGCGCCCTGCTCACGCCGAGTTTTTACTGCATCTTCCTCTTCGCGGGCCTTATCGGCATCACCTCGGCCTTTCTTTTCCATCTCCCCGCGTGCATGAGCGAATACGGGTTCACGCAAATGCAGGCCGCTTCCATCCTTTCCGCCGCCGTTATCGGCATCACCTGCGGCAAGCTCGGCATCGGCTGGCTCAACGACCTGCTGGGCGTAAAATGGGCCGCGCCCATCGGCGTGGGGCTGGGTCTTTGCGGCATGGGACTTCTCATCTCACATCTTGGCTTTTTGCCGAGCCTCGCCGGGGGCCTCTGTTACGGCATCGGCTTCGCCTGCACGGTGCTGGAGCCGCCACCACTGGTGAAGCGCATTTTCGGCATGGCCGATTACGGCGTCATCTATGCCTGCATCATGACCTTTTCGGCGCTGGGCTGCGCCTTCGGCGCCACCCTCATCGGGGCGGTGCGCGACATTGCCGAAGGTTACGGGGCCGCGCTCACCCTGCTCATGGTGCTCCAGGCCATGGCCCTCGCCGCCTTTGCCGCCGCCATCATTACCGGTATCCCGGTGCAGCGCCGCTGGAACGCAACAAGCCCGCAAACCTTGACGGAGGAATAA
- the hemB gene encoding porphobilinogen synthase, whose amino-acid sequence MEFYRGRRLRQSQVMRDFCRETAPLLREELIMPYFVAETADASFRKEIASMPGQFQLSLDELEKEVGRDVEKGLVTAMLYGIPAGKDEQATGAWKQDGIVQRAVRRLKKAFPGLIVVTDVCLCEYMAHGHCGILTKDGRVLNDATLPLLAKTAVSLAEAGADILAPSDMMDGRIAAIRQALDGAGFVNVPLMSYAAKYASSFYGPFRDAAESAPACGDRKTYQMDPANAREALREMRADIAEGADMLIVKPAASYGDIIALAKRETLVPICAYQVSGEYSMIMAAAEKGWINGEAVLLESLTGLKRAGADILITYFAGKLLREGLVR is encoded by the coding sequence ATGGAATTCTATCGTGGACGCCGCCTGCGCCAGAGCCAGGTGATGCGCGACTTCTGCCGGGAAACGGCCCCGCTTTTGCGGGAAGAGCTCATCATGCCCTATTTCGTGGCGGAAACGGCAGATGCCAGCTTCAGAAAAGAGATAGCCTCCATGCCCGGGCAGTTCCAGCTCTCGCTGGACGAGCTTGAGAAAGAGGTTGGCCGGGACGTGGAAAAGGGCCTTGTGACGGCCATGCTCTACGGCATCCCGGCCGGCAAGGACGAGCAGGCCACGGGCGCCTGGAAGCAGGACGGCATCGTCCAGCGGGCGGTGCGCCGCTTGAAGAAGGCCTTTCCCGGGCTCATCGTCGTGACGGACGTGTGCCTCTGCGAATATATGGCGCACGGGCATTGCGGCATCCTTACCAAGGACGGCCGCGTGCTCAACGACGCCACCCTGCCGCTGCTCGCCAAGACCGCCGTCAGCCTTGCGGAAGCGGGCGCGGACATCCTCGCCCCGTCGGACATGATGGACGGCCGCATCGCCGCCATCCGGCAGGCGCTGGACGGCGCGGGATTCGTCAATGTGCCCCTCATGTCCTATGCCGCCAAGTACGCCTCCTCGTTTTACGGGCCGTTCCGGGACGCCGCCGAGTCCGCCCCGGCCTGCGGCGACCGCAAGACCTACCAGATGGACCCGGCCAACGCCCGCGAGGCGCTCAGGGAAATGCGGGCCGACATCGCCGAGGGCGCGGACATGCTCATCGTGAAGCCCGCCGCCTCCTATGGCGACATCATCGCCCTGGCAAAGCGCGAGACGCTGGTGCCCATCTGCGCCTATCAGGTGAGCGGCGAATACTCCATGATCATGGCGGCGGCGGAAAAGGGCTGGATCAACGGCGAGGCCGTCCTGCTCGAAAGCCTCACGGGCCTGAAGCGCGCCGGGGCCGACATCCTCATCACCTATTTTGCAGGGAAATTGCTCCGGGAAGGCCTCGTCCGCTAG
- a CDS encoding DUF3870 domain-containing protein, with amino-acid sequence MSVHEQCFILGGYSQPPRDTAVMFAFHTLYCQLLINKSSHCVVDCHLNLPSPLARDYLAEIIRGHCMDDDLEPLIAKIRANAHLLITNSVIHALRNALERYREIMTTL; translated from the coding sequence ATGAGCGTCCACGAGCAATGCTTCATCCTGGGGGGCTATTCCCAGCCCCCGCGTGACACCGCCGTGATGTTCGCGTTCCATACCCTCTATTGCCAGCTCTTGATCAACAAGTCGTCGCATTGCGTGGTAGACTGCCACCTCAACCTGCCGAGTCCGCTGGCCCGCGACTATCTCGCGGAAATCATCCGGGGACATTGCATGGACGACGACCTGGAGCCGCTCATCGCCAAGATCCGCGCCAACGCCCACCTGTTGATCACCAATTCCGTCATCCACGCCCTGCGCAACGCCCTGGAGCGTTACCGGGAAATCATGACGACACTCTAA
- a CDS encoding MmgE/PrpD family protein, translating to MNPLEKLAGFVHRLRFEDVDRAAATQVTLCLADSLGCLVYGSRAEHVRKALAAYKPMQVPDGSRIFFESWKAPAPLASFLNGSMIGANAYDDLHHGATVHCGCIVIPAALAALDGCGRTVSGKEFLTTLVAGYDTMIRVALAVMPEVRHRGYHPASVVAPFAAAAAASRIYGLTEEEALNAIGIAGDFGSGLMSAQLSSNIHGMQAPYASMHGVNGALMARQGLLGIREIFDDTYGSFLTTLSGKYDPAPIEAIGEGEFLCKGTGIKFYPTAGSVSSAVDGVRDLMEQNGIRPDEVEKITVRVNKSVFLHCGFDYEPGPVSGAQMHIGYCIAALLVSGQLGARQFEPAFIKDPRVAAAMKKVEVIHDPAMDDLGPGMGYCARVTLVADGKTWACEIVNPRGSAGNPLSEAGVREKFMAQCQGILPEDKAAQLFSAVMGIEDLADVRDLETMIS from the coding sequence ATGAATCCTCTGGAAAAACTCGCCGGTTTCGTCCATCGGCTCAGGTTCGAGGACGTGGACAGGGCGGCGGCGACGCAGGTCACGCTCTGCCTCGCGGATTCGCTCGGCTGCCTCGTCTATGGCAGCCGCGCGGAACATGTGCGCAAGGCGCTGGCGGCCTACAAGCCCATGCAGGTGCCGGACGGCTCGCGCATCTTCTTTGAAAGCTGGAAAGCGCCCGCGCCGCTGGCCTCCTTCCTCAACGGCTCCATGATAGGCGCCAACGCCTATGATGACCTGCATCACGGGGCCACCGTGCATTGCGGCTGCATCGTCATCCCGGCGGCGCTGGCCGCCTTGGACGGCTGCGGGCGCACGGTCAGCGGCAAGGAGTTCCTGACCACCCTGGTGGCCGGCTATGATACCATGATCCGCGTGGCCCTCGCCGTCATGCCGGAAGTGCGTCACCGGGGCTACCATCCCGCCTCGGTGGTCGCCCCCTTCGCGGCGGCGGCCGCCGCAAGCCGCATCTACGGCCTGACGGAGGAAGAGGCGCTGAACGCCATCGGCATAGCCGGGGATTTCGGTTCCGGACTCATGAGCGCGCAGCTTTCCTCCAATATTCACGGGATGCAGGCTCCGTATGCCAGCATGCACGGCGTCAACGGCGCGCTCATGGCGCGGCAGGGCCTGCTCGGCATCCGGGAGATTTTTGACGACACCTACGGCTCCTTCCTGACAACGCTTTCGGGCAAGTATGACCCCGCGCCCATAGAAGCCATCGGCGAGGGCGAATTCCTCTGCAAGGGCACGGGCATCAAGTTCTACCCCACGGCAGGTTCCGTGAGTAGCGCGGTGGACGGCGTGCGCGACCTCATGGAGCAGAACGGCATCAGGCCCGATGAGGTGGAAAAGATTACCGTGCGCGTCAACAAGTCGGTCTTCCTGCACTGTGGCTTTGACTACGAGCCAGGCCCGGTTTCCGGGGCGCAGATGCACATCGGCTACTGCATCGCGGCGCTGCTCGTCTCGGGCCAGCTGGGCGCGCGCCAGTTCGAGCCGGCCTTCATCAAGGACCCGCGCGTGGCGGCTGCCATGAAGAAGGTGGAAGTCATCCACGACCCGGCCATGGACGACCTTGGCCCGGGCATGGGCTACTGCGCCCGTGTCACCCTTGTGGCGGACGGCAAGACCTGGGCGTGCGAAATCGTCAATCCCCGTGGCAGCGCGGGCAATCCGCTTTCGGAAGCCGGGGTGCGCGAGAAGTTCATGGCGCAATGCCAGGGCATCCTGCCTGAAGACAAGGCGGCGCAGCTCTTTAGCGCCGTCATGGGTATTGAAGATTTGGCCGATGTGCGCGACCTTGAGACCATGATTTCCTGA